The Saccharopolyspora gloriosae genome window below encodes:
- the trpC gene encoding indole-3-glycerol phosphate synthase TrpC, whose product MSVLESIIEGVREDMAVRESAVPFDEIKQRSAAAPPPHDALAALRAPGVGVIAEVKRRSPSKGELAEIGEPADLAADYAAAGARVISVLTEQRRFGGSLADFDDVRAKVGGTPLLRKDFIVSPYQVHEARAHGADMVLLIVAALEQNALEALLDRVESLGMTALIEVHTAEEADRALEAGAKVIGINARNLHTLDVDREVFGRIAPGLPPDVLKVAESGVRGPSDLMAYAGSGADAVLVGEGLVTSENPRVAVTQLVTAGSHPACPRPSR is encoded by the coding sequence GAATCCATCATCGAGGGCGTTCGCGAGGACATGGCTGTCCGCGAGTCCGCCGTTCCGTTCGACGAGATCAAGCAGCGGTCGGCCGCGGCACCACCGCCGCACGACGCGCTGGCGGCGCTGCGCGCGCCCGGTGTCGGCGTCATCGCCGAGGTCAAGCGGCGCAGCCCTTCCAAGGGCGAGCTCGCTGAGATCGGCGAGCCCGCCGACCTGGCCGCGGACTACGCGGCGGCGGGCGCGCGGGTGATCAGCGTGCTGACCGAGCAGCGCCGCTTCGGCGGTTCGCTGGCGGACTTCGACGACGTGCGCGCCAAGGTCGGGGGCACGCCGCTGCTGCGCAAGGACTTCATCGTCAGCCCGTACCAGGTGCACGAGGCTCGCGCGCACGGCGCGGACATGGTGCTGCTGATCGTGGCAGCGCTGGAGCAGAACGCGCTGGAGGCCCTGCTGGACCGGGTCGAGTCGCTGGGCATGACGGCCCTCATCGAGGTGCACACCGCCGAGGAGGCGGACCGTGCGCTGGAGGCGGGGGCGAAGGTCATCGGGATCAACGCGCGCAACCTGCACACCTTGGACGTGGACCGGGAGGTGTTCGGGCGGATCGCGCCGGGACTGCCGCCGGACGTGCTCAAGGTGGCCGAGTCCGGTGTGCGCGGCCCGAGCGACCTGATGGCGTACGCGGGTTCCGGTGCGGACGCCGTGCTCGTCGGTGAGGGCTTGGTGACCAGTGAGAACCCGCGGGTCGCGGTGACTCAGCTGGTGACCGCCGGGTCGCACCCGGCGTGCCCGCGCCCCAGCCGCTGA